In Candidatus Poribacteria bacterium, one genomic interval encodes:
- the pheT gene encoding phenylalanine--tRNA ligase subunit beta: MNVTLNWLKTYIDFDLSPSELADRLTMLGIEVESIKQLGAGLEGVIVGSISSIRPHPNADKLVLCQVDVGEAEELQIVCGAPNAREAMLAPVATIGATLPIGLTIKSAKLRGETSQGMLCSEKELGLSDDAAGLMELPADTPLGTPLSEALGLDDVVFELEITPNRPDCLSLIGVAREIRAETGNPLKLPSGDLKESETDIQELTSVTIDAPDLCPRYAARVIQGVKVGESPAWLQQRLESVGIGVINNIVDITNFVLMEYGQPLHAFDYHKLTAVKYGLASCALRRIVVRRAADGEHLTTLDEVERELTADMLVIADAEKPVALAGIMGGYDSEITETTRDVLLESAYFNPSSVRATAKALGISTEASYRFERGADPGVVITALDRAAQLIAELAGGTVCEGVVDVYPGQQPLTRIQLRPERVNFVLGTTIETAEMVQILNRLDFDVETSGDVYQVTVPTFRSDVTREIDLIEEIARVYGYDNIPTTLPKGDIPIPPPNPKTEVHNRIKRFLLAAGMMEVVNYSFCDPNCFDKIRLNANDPLRDTLKLRNPLSPEMSVLRTTLLPSLLENAQHNRNHQIDTITLFEIGSIFIGNDENGRIETLEPARVTGILAGQIGEGIYSNPYRQPDFFDIKGLVEGILEVCGIVDYTLQKTDMPIFHPGRNAEVLLDDRRIGTFGEAHPTVLENYDLPYKAYLFEFDLEGLVDTAVFAKRFEPISIYPKVARDLAIVVDKEILSDMPTELIYTTGGDIVESVRLFDVYEGEQVPEGKKSLAYTITYHSATETLTDKAVNALHNKVVERLNQELGAELRM, translated from the coding sequence ATGAACGTAACCCTGAATTGGCTTAAAACTTACATCGACTTTGACCTTTCTCCAAGTGAACTCGCTGATCGACTAACGATGTTAGGGATTGAGGTTGAATCCATCAAGCAGCTCGGAGCTGGACTTGAAGGTGTCATCGTCGGCAGTATTTCCTCTATTCGACCACATCCAAATGCTGACAAACTCGTTCTTTGTCAGGTAGATGTTGGCGAGGCGGAAGAACTCCAGATCGTTTGCGGGGCACCGAACGCCCGAGAGGCCATGCTTGCCCCCGTCGCTACAATCGGGGCGACACTGCCCATCGGTTTAACAATCAAAAGCGCGAAACTGCGCGGCGAAACTTCGCAAGGAATGCTCTGCTCTGAAAAGGAATTAGGACTCTCTGACGATGCCGCCGGTTTAATGGAATTGCCAGCGGATACGCCTCTCGGTACACCGCTCTCAGAGGCTCTCGGATTGGACGATGTTGTGTTTGAACTGGAAATTACCCCTAACCGTCCCGATTGCCTCAGCCTGATCGGTGTCGCTCGCGAAATCCGAGCGGAAACCGGAAATCCCTTAAAACTTCCATCTGGCGATCTGAAGGAAAGTGAAACCGATATCCAAGAACTAACCTCCGTGACGATCGACGCGCCAGATCTCTGCCCGCGTTACGCAGCACGCGTCATTCAAGGTGTTAAAGTAGGGGAATCCCCTGCATGGCTGCAACAACGGCTTGAATCTGTGGGTATCGGTGTTATTAACAACATTGTTGATATTACAAACTTCGTCTTGATGGAGTACGGGCAACCCCTTCATGCCTTCGATTATCACAAACTCACAGCCGTTAAATATGGGCTTGCAAGCTGCGCCCTGAGGCGTATCGTTGTGCGCCGCGCAGCGGACGGTGAACACCTAACAACGCTTGACGAAGTTGAACGCGAACTCACCGCTGATATGCTCGTCATCGCTGATGCCGAAAAGCCCGTTGCACTCGCTGGAATTATGGGTGGCTACGATTCCGAGATCACCGAAACGACCCGCGATGTCCTACTGGAGAGTGCTTACTTTAATCCGTCAAGTGTTCGTGCTACCGCAAAAGCATTGGGCATAAGCACAGAAGCCTCCTATAGATTTGAACGTGGTGCCGATCCGGGCGTAGTCATTACAGCTCTTGACCGCGCAGCGCAACTCATCGCCGAGTTGGCAGGCGGCACCGTCTGTGAAGGTGTCGTTGATGTCTACCCGGGACAGCAGCCCTTAACCCGAATTCAACTGCGTCCCGAACGCGTCAATTTCGTATTAGGGACTACAATTGAAACGGCGGAAATGGTGCAGATTTTGAATCGTCTCGACTTTGATGTAGAAACTTCAGGGGATGTTTATCAGGTCACTGTACCGACGTTCAGGTCAGACGTTACCCGCGAAATCGACCTCATTGAGGAAATCGCACGGGTCTACGGCTATGACAATATCCCGACAACACTGCCCAAAGGCGATATTCCCATACCACCGCCAAACCCAAAGACAGAAGTGCACAACCGCATAAAGCGTTTTCTCCTCGCTGCCGGAATGATGGAGGTGGTGAACTACAGTTTTTGTGATCCGAACTGCTTTGACAAAATTCGGTTGAATGCGAATGATCCGCTTCGTGATACCCTGAAACTCCGAAACCCGTTAAGCCCCGAAATGTCGGTGCTCCGCACAACACTGCTGCCAAGTCTACTGGAGAACGCGCAACACAACCGCAATCACCAGATAGATACTATCACACTCTTTGAAATAGGAAGCATCTTCATCGGCAATGACGAAAACGGTAGAATAGAGACACTTGAACCGGCGCGCGTTACAGGTATCCTCGCCGGACAGATTGGAGAAGGCATCTACAGCAACCCGTACCGACAACCGGATTTCTTCGACATCAAAGGGCTCGTAGAGGGTATACTCGAAGTGTGCGGCATTGTTGATTACACATTGCAGAAGACGGACATGCCAATCTTCCATCCGGGCAGAAATGCAGAGGTACTATTGGACGATAGGCGAATCGGAACTTTCGGAGAAGCGCATCCAACAGTTCTCGAAAACTACGATTTACCGTATAAGGCTTATCTCTTTGAGTTCGACCTTGAAGGCTTAGTGGACACTGCTGTGTTTGCCAAACGTTTCGAGCCGATTTCCATCTATCCTAAGGTTGCGCGTGACCTTGCGATTGTCGTAGATAAGGAGATATTGTCAGATATGCCGACAGAACTTATCTACACGACGGGTGGAGACATCGTAGAATCGGTTCGTCTGTTCGATGTCTATGAGGGGGAACAGGTACCGGAGGGGAAGAAGAGTCTCGCCTATACCATCACCTATCATTCCGCAACCGAGACCTTGACAGACAAAGCCGTCAATGCCCTTCACAACAAGGTTGTTGAACGTCTCAATCAGGAACTTGGTGCGGAACTACGGATGTAG
- the pheS gene encoding phenylalanine--tRNA ligase subunit alpha — translation MKAELQAIQAEALEALKSVQTSDALESLRITYFGRRGKLTDVMKGMGKLSKEERPIIGKLANEVRATLTEAFEEATQALHRQQQEQQLEAEAVDITLPGRKPAYGKAHPIMQTLERIEAIFCQMGFEVVTGPNIETEYYNFDALNTPADHPARDLHDTFYLTDGRLLRTHNSPVQIRTMENQKPPVRIIVPGKCYRVDYDVSHTPMFHQVEGLLVDTHATFSELKGILTAFARQMFGDQTQMRFRPHFFPFTEPSAEMDISCAVCQGKGCRSCGGTGWVEILGAGAVDPAVFEAVNYDPDQVTGFAFGIGVERMANLQFRIPDIRTLYENDLRFLRQF, via the coding sequence ATGAAGGCAGAATTACAAGCGATTCAAGCAGAAGCCCTTGAAGCTTTGAAATCGGTGCAAACATCGGACGCGCTTGAATCGCTCAGGATTACGTATTTCGGACGTAGGGGAAAACTAACCGATGTCATGAAAGGCATGGGTAAACTTTCCAAAGAGGAGCGTCCAATAATTGGCAAACTCGCAAATGAGGTCCGTGCTACGCTCACAGAAGCATTCGAGGAGGCGACGCAGGCATTGCATCGTCAACAACAGGAACAGCAGCTTGAAGCAGAAGCCGTTGACATCACCCTTCCCGGACGGAAGCCTGCTTACGGGAAAGCACACCCTATCATGCAGACCTTGGAACGGATTGAGGCGATTTTCTGTCAAATGGGGTTTGAAGTAGTGACAGGACCGAACATTGAGACCGAGTATTACAACTTCGATGCCCTGAATACGCCTGCTGACCACCCCGCTCGCGACTTACATGATACCTTTTACCTAACGGATGGACGCCTCTTGCGTACGCATAATTCGCCTGTTCAGATCCGCACCATGGAAAATCAGAAACCACCCGTCCGAATTATCGTACCGGGGAAATGCTATCGTGTAGATTATGATGTCTCACACACACCGATGTTCCATCAGGTAGAAGGACTTCTCGTGGATACGCACGCCACTTTTAGTGAGTTAAAGGGGATTCTAACCGCCTTCGCACGGCAGATGTTTGGCGACCAGACCCAGATGCGGTTCCGTCCGCATTTCTTTCCTTTCACAGAGCCGAGTGCAGAGATGGATATCTCGTGTGCTGTCTGTCAGGGAAAAGGGTGTCGGAGTTGTGGTGGCACCGGGTGGGTCGAAATCCTTGGTGCAGGTGCTGTTGATCCAGCGGTATTTGAAGCCGTGAACTACGATCCAGATCAGGTCACAGGATTCGCCTTCGGTATAGGGGTGGAGCGGATGGCGAACCTCCAATTCCGTATCCCGGACATCCGCACCCTCTATGAGAACGATCTCCGTTTCTTACGTCAGTTTTAG
- a CDS encoding class I SAM-dependent methyltransferase, which translates to MQAHRIKNLFSVIARHYDFLNSLLSLKRDRSWRHETVKVSDVKPASKVLDVCTGTGELALAYSDKIGAEGFVIGSDFCFEMLVIGNQKVGTGRGEQKRGRMEEGKDGDPNLPPFHPSSPTPSLLPTPSASPRFLAADTLILPFLDDTFDVVSVGFGIRNVADLEMGIREMTRVAAPGGRVVILEFTQPVNPLFRSLYYFYFTKILPFIGNLISRNKDDAYGYLPRSVMKFPDCDALKTVMEQCGLMDVQYYRKTFGIVAIHVGKKPDKASSESGFTGL; encoded by the coding sequence ATGCAGGCACACCGGATAAAAAACCTATTTTCTGTCATCGCGCGTCATTACGACTTTCTCAACTCGCTGTTAAGTTTGAAACGCGACAGAAGTTGGCGGCACGAAACCGTTAAGGTCAGTGATGTCAAACCGGCGAGCAAGGTGTTAGATGTCTGTACAGGTACAGGTGAACTTGCCCTTGCATACTCGGACAAAATTGGGGCGGAGGGTTTTGTCATCGGTTCAGATTTCTGCTTCGAGATGCTCGTTATCGGAAATCAGAAAGTCGGAACTGGAAGAGGGGAACAAAAGAGAGGAAGGATGGAAGAGGGGAAGGATGGGGACCCCAACCTTCCACCTTTCCACCCTTCCAGTCCAACGCCTTCCCTCCTTCCAACCCCTTCTGCCAGCCCCCGTTTCCTGGCAGCGGATACCCTCATTCTGCCCTTTCTGGACGATACCTTCGATGTTGTCTCTGTAGGTTTCGGGATTCGGAACGTTGCGGATTTAGAAATGGGGATACGTGAGATGACACGCGTTGCTGCGCCGGGAGGTCGAGTCGTTATCTTGGAGTTTACACAACCCGTAAATCCACTATTTCGGAGTCTCTACTATTTCTATTTCACGAAGATTTTACCTTTCATCGGGAACTTAATCTCACGCAACAAAGACGATGCGTACGGGTATCTCCCCCGTTCAGTTATGAAATTCCCGGATTGTGATGCTCTGAAAACGGTAATGGAGCAGTGTGGATTGATGGATGTACAGTATTACCGAAAAACGTTCGGTATCGTGGCAATTCACGTTGGTAAGAAACCTGATAAGGCATCGTCTGAATCAGGATTTACAGGATTATAA
- a CDS encoding histone deacetylase, whose product MTQKTGFAYHPDYLNHDTGPGHPERPDRLRASLAALQESDIWDQLHAIEPIPASVDQLCYAHNPAYPAHIQQHCEREIPLTYDTTVCHESFDIALLSTGGVLRVADAVATGTVKNAFAMVRPPGHHATQGQSMGFCLFNNIAIAARYLQREHGIGKVAIVDWDVHHGNGTQDIFYEDETVFFFSIHQSPLYPGTGSSRERGNGKAHGTTLNVPMPTGSGDSEYTAVFTDVLIPVLQDFSPEVILISAGFDAHYLDPLAGTELTADGFAALTDLILEFAEETASGRVVSALEGGYSLEGVSESVVAHVERLVKA is encoded by the coding sequence ATGACACAAAAAACAGGGTTCGCCTATCATCCAGACTACCTTAATCACGATACCGGTCCGGGACACCCAGAGCGACCAGACCGGCTCCGCGCGAGTTTAGCAGCACTTCAGGAAAGCGACATCTGGGACCAATTGCACGCTATTGAACCTATTCCGGCAAGCGTAGATCAACTCTGTTACGCACACAATCCTGCCTATCCAGCACATATCCAGCAACACTGCGAACGAGAAATCCCGCTCACTTACGACACCACCGTTTGTCACGAATCGTTTGATATTGCGCTGCTTTCGACAGGTGGTGTCCTGCGTGTGGCGGATGCAGTCGCAACGGGAACCGTGAAAAATGCTTTTGCTATGGTGCGTCCACCGGGACACCACGCTACGCAGGGACAAAGCATGGGTTTTTGCTTATTCAACAACATCGCGATTGCTGCTCGGTATCTTCAGCGTGAACACGGGATCGGGAAAGTTGCGATTGTTGACTGGGATGTTCATCACGGGAACGGCACACAAGACATTTTTTATGAAGATGAGACGGTCTTCTTTTTCTCTATCCACCAGTCACCGCTCTATCCCGGGACGGGTTCAAGTCGCGAGCGTGGTAACGGAAAAGCGCATGGTACAACGCTGAATGTACCGATGCCTACAGGGAGTGGTGATAGCGAATACACCGCGGTCTTTACGGATGTTCTCATCCCCGTCTTACAAGATTTTTCACCGGAAGTCATATTAATTTCGGCAGGCTTCGATGCACACTACCTGGATCCGCTCGCCGGAACTGAACTCACAGCGGACGGATTTGCCGCACTGACGGACCTAATTCTTGAGTTTGCCGAAGAGACCGCATCAGGGCGTGTTGTCTCGGCATTGGAAGGTGGCTATAGTTTAGAGGGGGTGTCCGAGTCCGTTGTGGCACATGTAGAGCGTTTGGTGAAGGCATAA